In Clostridium sporogenes, one genomic interval encodes:
- a CDS encoding M23 family metallopeptidase → MYNSQYEEYYNSLKNRKTTNLKNNNYMYGGRNNKIGNSNTKFFQKRIIRDLIGVFLLLAFVLGLKAFSNPKTQMVYNYSKKIVNENYDYKKVINKTKTLDVKFLEDKILKYIDTFKSKITGEKTVEEIISTDFVLPVNGKITSTYGEREDPINKKKAFHKGIDIDAKENTEVLASFSGTVKECGEDKELGKYILLDHGQGIETKYGHLNKIKVKKGEEVKKGKTIGESGSTGKSTGAHLHFEIIYMGENKNPQDYFTNIKE, encoded by the coding sequence TTGTATAATTCTCAATATGAAGAATATTATAATTCATTAAAAAATAGAAAAACTACTAATTTAAAGAACAATAATTATATGTATGGAGGACGGAATAATAAAATAGGAAATTCCAATACGAAATTTTTTCAGAAACGCATTATTAGAGATTTAATAGGAGTATTTTTATTATTGGCATTTGTTTTAGGATTAAAAGCTTTTTCTAATCCTAAAACACAAATGGTGTATAATTACTCTAAAAAAATAGTGAACGAAAATTATGATTATAAAAAAGTGATTAATAAAACTAAAACCTTGGATGTAAAGTTTTTAGAGGATAAAATTTTAAAATATATAGACACTTTTAAATCAAAGATTACAGGTGAAAAGACTGTAGAAGAAATAATAAGTACTGATTTTGTATTACCTGTAAATGGTAAAATAACCTCCACATACGGGGAAAGAGAAGATCCTATAAATAAAAAAAAAGCTTTTCATAAAGGAATAGATATAGATGCTAAAGAAAATACAGAAGTACTAGCAAGCTTTAGTGGAACAGTAAAGGAGTGCGGAGAAGATAAGGAACTAGGTAAATATATACTTTTAGATCATGGACAAGGCATAGAAACTAAGTATGGGCATTTAAATAAAATAAAAGTAAAAAAAGGGGAAGAGGTTAAAAAAGGAAAAACTATAGGTGAAAGTGGTAGTACTGGGAAAAGTACAGGAGCTCACCTTCATTTTGAAATAATTTATATGGGAGAGAACAAAAACCCTCAAGATTATTTTACTAATATAAAAGAATAA
- a CDS encoding M50 family metallopeptidase, with protein MVKINKYFIPYVIFLFYLGYKGSFLLSIGVVFVHELIHYITARYLGFTGFNIEIYPLGLSLKLDKLENANFKEDLLISLSAPIANIFFAIIFCIAYRVYNNNNLYLLYKSNLIIGVFNLMPALPLDGGRILRDLLCFRTFYRRANEITINISIGISVFFMVLYIFLFMKGYNNFNLGIISLFITGFSLKEKERVAYIIMRHIVKKRFKFIKRGYIENQNVSVYCNNTLLQTLSLIDKNKYYIFTVLDENMKILDTLYENEILEALKNYGNIKIGEFINIKSKK; from the coding sequence ATGGTAAAAATAAATAAATATTTTATTCCCTATGTGATATTTTTATTTTATTTAGGTTACAAAGGAAGTTTTCTATTATCTATTGGTGTTGTTTTTGTACATGAACTAATTCATTATATAACAGCTAGATATTTAGGATTTACAGGATTTAATATAGAAATTTATCCTTTAGGATTATCCTTAAAATTAGATAAGCTAGAAAATGCTAACTTTAAAGAAGATTTATTAATATCATTATCTGCTCCAATAGCTAATATTTTTTTTGCAATAATTTTTTGTATAGCTTATAGAGTGTATAATAATAATAATTTGTATTTATTATACAAAAGTAATTTGATAATAGGTGTGTTTAATCTTATGCCAGCACTTCCTCTAGACGGTGGAAGAATACTAAGAGATTTATTATGTTTTAGAACTTTTTATAGAAGGGCAAATGAAATAACTATAAATATTAGTATTGGTATAAGTGTTTTTTTTATGGTATTATATATTTTTTTATTTATGAAAGGCTATAATAATTTTAATTTAGGTATAATATCCTTATTTATAACAGGGTTTTCTTTAAAGGAAAAGGAAAGGGTAGCTTATATCATTATGAGACATATAGTTAAAAAGCGATTTAAATTTATAAAGAGAGGATACATTGAAAATCAAAATGTGTCTGTTTATTGTAATAATACTTTATTACAAACACTTTCACTTATAGATAAGAATAAATATTATATATTTACAGTGCTAGACGAAAATATGAAAATATTAGATACCTTATATGAAAATGAAATATTAGAAGCTTTAAAAAACTATGGTAATATAAAAATAGGTGAATTTATTAATATAAAAAGTAAAAAATAA